The window TGATGGCCTGCAATACGCGCTCGACGGAGGTGTCTTGGTAGTAGCGGCTGGGGTGTGTGCCACCCTTGTCCTCAAACGGGATGGCAGCGAAGCGGTCGCGCCAGGCGTCCGCTTTGGCGAAGGTCATGGACCAGAGTTGGTCGGGAGTGGGATAGGAGGGGACTTCGCCTTCGGGGGGATGGGAAGAATGGGACTCAGGGGACATATCCACCTGGTAGATGCCTTGGCCGTTGGTGGCGTAGGCGAAACGGATGGACATTTTGGCGGCGTAGTTCTTGGCTTGGGCGACGCCTTCTGTCAGTTCCTCGTCCCACGCTTTAGCTTCGATCACGGCAACCTTACGGTTGCGATAGACCAGAACGTAATCGGCGATCAACGGTTTGCCGCGCCGCCCATGGCCTTCAATGCGACCCAACGTGATGGCGTATTCGCGCAGGATTT of the Verrucomicrobiota bacterium genome contains:
- a CDS encoding restriction endonuclease subunit R produces the protein MNESETRAEHIDPALKAAGWGVVEGSKILREYAITLGRIEGHGRRGKPLIADYVLVYRNRKVAVIEAKAWDEELTEGVAQAKNYAAKMSIRFAYATNGQGIYQVDMSPESHSSHPPEGEVPSYPTPDQLWSMTFAKADAWRDRFAAIPFEDKGGTHPSRYYQDTSVERVLQAI